Proteins from a genomic interval of Rhizobium etli CFN 42:
- a CDS encoding beta-galactosidase, producing the protein MPDKTLSVWNPVKTDRFLVGAPHYPEHVDESYWERDAERMAKAGFNVVRMAEFAWHILEPKLGTYDFDLFDRAIAILGRHGIDTIMCTPTATPPRWLTAAHPEILRVDGKGRPMSHGSRQHCDTASPVFREYSKRITRAMAEHYRGNPFVVGWQTDNELNTSMPESFSKATLTEFQTFLADKYREIAKLNAAWGGDFWATAYDSFDQVVLPIEFGPTFPSPGHLQDYHRFLAFSTARFQHDQVEILRAVKPSWFVFHNLGGLRDIDFRGQFSKDLDFVGYDIYPMLYDEFQRLGNHAKVQALHLDICRGFSGNYIVPEQQSGFGSQPGFCTLTPEPGELRRMALSSVAHGADGLMFFRWRPAHFGAEIYWMGIIDHDDIGRHRYEEAKRFANEMTALQPKILGTFVRMDVGIAGSDFDNQEAHKTYPIGLPSPQDDAILLHQHCYDRGIACGFIHPEDDLSRLKLFYVPHWVMWKDEWTDKLEAFAVSGGTVIIGARTGTRNEDNHVIRETAPGTALSKLTGVRVEDFGRLAAPGANGLFDVMERSGGLVIPPNKPAESNRRQRRFKIGNREMTAGHFYENLTIDPDVEVIAIWSNRYAEGQPMATSRKIGKGQVVYLGTYLTPELTEALTERLFAPAGVEPLVGGLPEGVEVTMRMNDERRLLFVQNYMDQAVTVGGVPAGRDLLDGEKKVTGRLELQGYGCAIVELEG; encoded by the coding sequence GTGCCCGACAAGACCCTCTCCGTATGGAACCCCGTCAAGACCGACCGCTTCCTCGTCGGCGCGCCGCATTATCCCGAGCATGTCGACGAGAGCTATTGGGAGCGCGACGCCGAGCGCATGGCGAAAGCCGGCTTCAATGTCGTGCGCATGGCCGAATTCGCCTGGCACATTCTGGAACCCAAGCTCGGCACCTATGATTTCGACCTGTTCGACCGCGCCATAGCAATCCTCGGGCGCCACGGCATCGACACCATCATGTGCACGCCGACCGCCACGCCGCCGCGCTGGCTGACCGCGGCCCATCCTGAGATTTTAAGGGTGGACGGCAAGGGCCGGCCGATGAGCCATGGCTCGCGCCAGCACTGCGACACGGCAAGCCCCGTCTTCCGCGAATACAGCAAGCGCATCACCCGCGCGATGGCCGAGCATTATCGCGGCAACCCCTTCGTCGTCGGCTGGCAGACTGATAACGAGCTCAACACCAGCATGCCGGAGAGCTTTTCCAAGGCGACGCTCACCGAATTCCAGACCTTTCTCGCTGATAAATATCGCGAGATTGCGAAGCTCAACGCCGCCTGGGGCGGCGATTTCTGGGCGACGGCCTATGACAGCTTCGACCAGGTGGTGCTGCCGATCGAATTCGGCCCGACCTTTCCGAGCCCCGGCCATCTGCAGGATTACCACCGCTTCCTCGCCTTCTCCACCGCGCGCTTCCAGCACGACCAGGTCGAGATCCTGCGCGCAGTCAAACCCTCCTGGTTCGTCTTCCACAACCTCGGCGGCTTGCGGGACATCGATTTCCGCGGCCAGTTCAGCAAGGATCTCGATTTCGTCGGCTATGACATCTACCCGATGCTCTATGACGAGTTCCAACGGCTCGGCAACCACGCCAAGGTGCAGGCGCTGCACCTCGATATCTGCCGCGGCTTCTCCGGCAATTACATCGTGCCCGAGCAGCAATCGGGCTTCGGCAGCCAGCCGGGCTTCTGCACGCTGACACCGGAGCCGGGCGAGCTGCGCCGCATGGCGCTCTCCTCGGTCGCCCACGGTGCCGACGGTCTGATGTTCTTCCGCTGGCGGCCCGCCCATTTCGGCGCCGAAATCTATTGGATGGGTATCATCGACCATGACGATATCGGCCGCCATCGCTATGAGGAGGCCAAGCGCTTTGCGAACGAAATGACGGCGCTGCAGCCCAAGATCCTCGGCACCTTTGTCCGCATGGATGTCGGCATCGCCGGCTCCGATTTCGACAATCAGGAAGCCCACAAGACCTATCCGATCGGCCTGCCGAGCCCGCAGGACGACGCGATCCTGCTGCATCAGCACTGCTACGATCGCGGCATCGCCTGCGGCTTCATCCACCCCGAGGACGATCTTTCCAGGCTGAAGCTCTTCTACGTCCCCCATTGGGTGATGTGGAAGGACGAATGGACAGACAAGCTCGAAGCCTTCGCTGTGTCAGGCGGCACCGTCATCATCGGCGCGCGCACCGGCACGCGCAACGAGGATAATCACGTCATCCGCGAAACCGCTCCCGGCACCGCGCTTTCGAAGCTGACGGGCGTGCGCGTCGAAGATTTCGGCCGTCTCGCCGCCCCCGGCGCCAACGGCCTCTTCGACGTGATGGAACGCTCCGGCGGCCTTGTCATCCCGCCGAACAAGCCCGCCGAAAGCAACCGCCGCCAACGCCGCTTCAAGATTGGCAACCGCGAAATGACCGCCGGCCATTTCTACGAAAACCTCACCATTGACCCCGACGTCGAGGTGATCGCCATCTGGTCCAACCGCTACGCCGAAGGCCAACCGATGGCGACCTCCCGCAAGATCGGCAAGGGGCAGGTGGTCTATCTCGGCACTTATCTCACGCCTGAGCTGACCGAGGCGCTGACCGAACGGCTGTTTGCACCGGCAGGCGTGGAGCCGCTGGTCGGCGGGTTGCCCGAGGGCGTGGAGGTGACGATGCGGATGAACGACGAGCGGCGGCTGCTGTTTGTGCAGAATTATATGGATCAGGCGGTGACGGTGGGCGGGGTGCCTGCCGGGCGGGATCTGCTGGATGGGGAGAAGAAGGTGACGGGCAGGCTGGAGCTTCAGGGGTATGGGTGTGCGATTGTGGAGTTGGAGGGGTGA
- a CDS encoding SpoIIE family protein phosphatase, with protein sequence MMDGWSSKRPVGLSSFRAKFILVVGGAVLFDLLVSGGLALWNVQRLSRDATLEVGQGLEAASQEYIRTYADSTAAQVNLLLRQVHNDVDTLAGVLQAQIDNPVRNSDVGAAIARTSPDSVSLSYDEKGKWSQNAPGSASVVSVWGYLLGEDHQPKPEIRRDIETSAVLDLVAPSLLQHGASKLQMYYIGPRERPIFRTAPYTDQAQTFDRLYPGHNEADFWNFFFPGLYESWQGWARDMKTRPVADDITQTAPYTDAITGKLIVSFFHPLWTADRKDVAGTAGADITLDQLAQTVENVKVAQSGFGFLAMSDGNVVAINGTGEQTLGLRSASGASGTGVTGLERSLKGSAQPAIAKLALDREQGIQHLLLQRDGNEVPYIVIVKKLPATNLWSSGPVRQEAMLLGVVVPEREIDASLYAAQAKISEATNRIVIYQILAILMSLLIVTIAVFAASKRITSGISALAGAAKRIQAQDYSVRVAITSKDEVGAAGEAFNRMAEQISYHTENLEQLVEERTAQIADQKEEISALNAQLQRENRRLGTEVAVAERIQLMVLPLQQELEEFQDIEIAAYMRPAEEVGGDYYDVLKNGRRLKIGIGDVTGHGLESGVLMLMVQSVARALQEAGNTDAVKFLADLNSALFKNIVRTKIDKHLTLAFLDYDGREMILSGQHEEVVIVRANGEIQRVDTMDLGIPIGLDADISAFIKTREITFEKGDLILLHTDGVTEAANDSGEMFGIERLCSEALRLKGQSAEKVVSGIVATLMHFIGSQKIYDDITLLAVRHR encoded by the coding sequence GTGATGGATGGATGGTCATCGAAAAGACCGGTCGGACTGAGCTCGTTTCGGGCGAAATTCATCCTGGTCGTCGGTGGAGCCGTTCTCTTCGACTTGTTGGTCAGCGGCGGCCTGGCGCTTTGGAATGTTCAGAGACTGTCGCGTGACGCAACGCTGGAAGTCGGCCAGGGCCTCGAAGCCGCAAGCCAGGAATATATCCGCACCTATGCCGATTCGACCGCAGCCCAGGTGAACCTGCTCCTGCGGCAGGTTCACAACGACGTCGACACTTTGGCAGGCGTGCTGCAGGCGCAGATCGACAATCCCGTGCGCAATTCCGACGTCGGCGCGGCAATCGCCCGCACATCGCCAGACAGTGTTAGTCTGTCTTACGATGAGAAGGGGAAATGGTCGCAAAACGCCCCCGGCTCCGCTTCGGTCGTCAGCGTCTGGGGTTACTTGCTCGGTGAGGACCATCAGCCGAAACCCGAAATAAGGCGCGATATAGAGACAAGCGCGGTTCTCGATCTCGTTGCGCCGAGCCTGCTGCAGCACGGCGCTTCAAAGCTGCAGATGTATTACATCGGACCGAGGGAACGACCGATCTTCAGGACGGCCCCCTACACCGACCAGGCTCAGACCTTCGACCGCCTTTATCCCGGGCATAACGAAGCTGATTTCTGGAACTTCTTTTTTCCCGGCCTGTATGAGTCCTGGCAGGGATGGGCCAGGGACATGAAAACGCGACCCGTCGCGGACGATATCACGCAGACGGCCCCATATACGGATGCCATTACCGGCAAGCTGATCGTCAGTTTCTTTCATCCGCTCTGGACCGCCGACCGGAAGGACGTCGCCGGGACGGCCGGCGCCGATATCACACTCGACCAGCTCGCCCAGACGGTCGAAAATGTGAAAGTGGCCCAGTCCGGCTTCGGCTTCCTGGCTATGTCCGACGGAAACGTGGTTGCGATCAACGGCACAGGCGAACAGACGCTCGGCCTGCGTTCTGCGAGCGGTGCGAGCGGAACCGGCGTGACCGGGCTGGAGCGTTCCTTGAAAGGAAGCGCCCAGCCTGCGATAGCGAAACTGGCTCTCGACCGGGAACAGGGCATTCAACACCTGCTGCTGCAGCGGGACGGCAACGAGGTCCCCTATATCGTCATCGTCAAGAAACTGCCTGCGACGAATCTCTGGTCCAGCGGCCCGGTTCGGCAGGAGGCGATGTTGCTGGGAGTGGTTGTGCCGGAACGGGAAATCGATGCCTCGCTCTATGCCGCCCAGGCGAAAATTTCCGAGGCCACCAACCGGATTGTGATCTATCAGATCCTGGCGATCTTGATGTCGCTGCTGATTGTGACGATCGCTGTGTTTGCGGCTTCGAAACGCATAACGAGCGGGATCAGTGCACTTGCTGGGGCCGCCAAGCGGATTCAGGCGCAGGACTATTCCGTCAGAGTGGCGATAACAAGCAAGGATGAGGTAGGTGCTGCCGGTGAAGCATTCAATCGGATGGCCGAACAGATCAGCTATCACACCGAAAATCTCGAGCAACTCGTCGAAGAACGAACGGCCCAGATCGCAGATCAGAAGGAAGAGATCTCGGCGTTGAATGCACAGCTCCAGCGAGAAAATCGCCGTCTCGGAACAGAGGTGGCCGTCGCTGAAAGAATCCAGCTCATGGTTCTTCCGTTGCAACAGGAGCTGGAGGAATTTCAGGACATCGAGATCGCAGCCTATATGAGACCGGCGGAAGAAGTCGGCGGCGATTATTACGACGTATTGAAGAACGGAAGACGGCTGAAGATCGGCATCGGCGACGTCACCGGCCACGGGCTCGAAAGCGGCGTATTGATGCTGATGGTCCAGTCTGTCGCCCGCGCCCTTCAGGAGGCGGGAAACACCGACGCCGTCAAATTTCTGGCGGATCTAAACAGCGCCCTGTTCAAGAACATAGTGAGGACGAAAATAGACAAACACCTGACCTTGGCCTTCCTTGACTATGACGGCCGGGAGATGATCTTGTCGGGGCAGCACGAGGAAGTTGTCATCGTGCGGGCGAACGGTGAGATCCAACGCGTCGACACCATGGATCTCGGCATACCAATCGGCTTGGACGCCGATATTTCTGCATTCATCAAAACTCGAGAAATTACGTTCGAGAAAGGCGACCTCATCCTCCTGCACACCGACGGGGTAACAGAAGCAGCAAACGACTCGGGGGAGATGTTTGGCATCGAACGTCTCTGCAGCGAAGCGCTTCGCTTGAAGGGTCAGAGCGCCGAGAAGGTCGTTTCCGGAATTGTCGCGACACTAATGCACTTCATCGGATCGCAGAAGATCTATGACGACATCACGCTTCTCGCAGTACGGCATAGGTGA
- a CDS encoding slr1658 superfamily regulator yields MAPKIFGIESLAEISLDSGARLTLRDGPLQLGWKHSGMTSDFIAEIMALPYSRSRKDYLQAHHDIGYLSNELIENAVKFRQPGEILIEAGIIDGSFLLRVKNAVDSATASRFQQLLHRLQSKEPGVLLLEQIEINAISPESGSGLGLLTLLSDYDARMAWTFENNDEHIALTTTAAVAMPPSSNR; encoded by the coding sequence ATGGCGCCCAAAATATTCGGCATCGAATCTTTGGCGGAGATCAGCCTGGATTCTGGCGCTCGCCTGACATTGAGGGATGGGCCGCTTCAGCTTGGATGGAAGCATTCAGGAATGACGTCGGACTTCATAGCGGAGATCATGGCGCTGCCTTATTCCCGGTCGAGGAAAGATTACCTGCAGGCGCATCATGATATTGGATACCTCAGCAACGAGCTGATCGAAAATGCCGTCAAATTCCGACAGCCTGGCGAAATCCTCATCGAAGCCGGCATCATCGATGGAAGCTTTCTGCTAAGGGTCAAGAATGCCGTCGACAGCGCGACAGCGTCTCGCTTCCAGCAGCTCCTGCACCGCCTTCAATCGAAGGAGCCCGGTGTACTTCTTCTTGAGCAAATCGAAATCAACGCCATTTCGCCAGAAAGCGGTTCCGGTTTGGGCCTGCTCACCCTTTTGAGCGATTACGATGCGAGAATGGCATGGACATTCGAGAATAATGACGAGCATATCGCACTGACGACGACTGCAGCTGTGGCGATGCCCCCCTCCTCCAATCGGTGA
- a CDS encoding class I SAM-dependent methyltransferase, with protein MSLLPLPYTVRFDPTNQELVLSGKMRPESTAEIADALELMRQSLERYSGIVYLNVKRLTHINMTAFAALSDVVAAGCRTRPERQIKIITSSVMAWSASLFETLTASQPNLSVEVYDSAFYPGQSFVEDESFIPILRTQTKMTWRHERELLPRHGLRNGQVMADICCGIGDFAALVQREFSPTRLVALDHSVRSLDYARKVAAEFGMEGIEYTYGDASQMLLRDNQFDFVTCRHSLQIFDRPEMLLRELYRICKPGGRVYITNEKNSHCLGEPHADSIRWTYEEVAKLFRHFDMDVEMGPKSRHLLLNAGFEDIKVDCFMVTNLDGDPQDFADIIEAWENVYAGEMAVRRGDPPDFIRRFRQGFKDHVFAALHPKGYAGWPIWAASGRKPL; from the coding sequence ATGAGCCTTCTTCCCCTGCCCTACACCGTGCGGTTTGATCCGACAAACCAAGAGCTCGTGCTGTCCGGCAAGATGCGGCCCGAAAGCACCGCGGAGATTGCCGATGCCCTCGAACTGATGCGGCAAAGTTTGGAAAGATATAGCGGCATCGTTTACCTCAATGTGAAACGCCTGACGCACATCAATATGACGGCCTTCGCCGCCCTCTCCGATGTCGTGGCGGCAGGCTGCCGAACCAGGCCGGAACGGCAGATTAAGATCATTACGTCGAGCGTGATGGCGTGGTCTGCCTCGCTGTTCGAGACGTTGACGGCATCGCAACCAAACCTATCGGTTGAAGTCTATGATTCGGCCTTTTATCCCGGGCAAAGCTTTGTCGAGGACGAGAGCTTCATTCCCATTCTGCGCACGCAGACGAAAATGACATGGAGGCACGAACGCGAACTGTTACCACGCCACGGTCTGCGCAACGGTCAGGTAATGGCCGATATCTGTTGCGGCATTGGTGATTTCGCGGCTCTGGTTCAACGGGAATTCAGCCCGACCCGCCTTGTCGCACTGGACCACTCCGTGCGCAGTCTCGACTATGCCCGCAAGGTCGCCGCCGAGTTCGGAATGGAAGGCATCGAGTACACCTATGGCGATGCTTCTCAGATGCTGCTTCGAGATAATCAATTCGACTTCGTGACCTGCCGGCACTCGCTACAGATTTTCGACCGCCCCGAGATGCTGCTCCGGGAGCTTTATCGTATCTGCAAGCCCGGCGGCCGTGTCTACATCACAAATGAAAAGAATTCGCATTGTTTGGGCGAGCCGCATGCCGACTCGATAAGATGGACCTACGAGGAAGTGGCGAAATTGTTCAGGCACTTCGACATGGATGTGGAGATGGGCCCGAAAAGCCGCCATCTCCTCCTCAACGCCGGCTTCGAGGACATCAAGGTCGACTGCTTCATGGTGACCAACCTTGACGGCGACCCCCAGGATTTTGCAGATATTATCGAAGCGTGGGAAAACGTCTATGCGGGTGAGATGGCGGTGCGCCGCGGCGATCCGCCGGATTTCATTCGCAGATTCCGGCAAGGATTCAAGGATCACGTCTTTGCCGCTCTTCACCCCAAGGGTTATGCAGGCTGGCCGATCTGGGCAGCCTCTGGTCGAAAGCCGCTGTGA
- a CDS encoding NAD(P)/FAD-dependent oxidoreductase — protein MNGIVIIGAGESGTRAAFALREAGYSRPVTLVGAEPHLPYERPPLSKAVDGAVQMKLICAADALDAAGITYLAGLSATRLDADAATVTVSDGRILPYEKLLLTTGARPRRLACPGAERALDFRTHGDAKVIFSKIALGRSVVIIGAGLIGMELAAVLRGRNVGVSVIEAAPKPLGRAVPARFAEKLHTRHAAEGVRFHLDRAVAAIGDDGVTLTDGSLVPADLIVSAIGVLPDIALAEAAGLATGNGILTDAYLRTSAPNIFAAGDCAAVAEPGGGHVRYESWRSARTQAETAARNMAGAAETFAAIPWFWSDQYDLGLQVAGQPLPAHQSVRRSAAEGELEFYLDDGRLVAAAGLGIGNGLAKHIKLAEMLIAACISPEPAALADPGVNLKTLLKSARAA, from the coding sequence ATGAACGGTATCGTCATCATCGGTGCAGGCGAGTCCGGCACCCGGGCGGCCTTCGCCCTGCGCGAGGCCGGTTACTCCAGGCCCGTTACGCTGGTCGGAGCCGAACCCCATTTGCCCTACGAAAGGCCGCCTCTGTCGAAAGCCGTCGACGGTGCGGTGCAGATGAAGCTGATCTGCGCGGCAGATGCGCTTGATGCAGCAGGCATCACCTATCTCGCGGGATTGTCAGCCACACGGCTGGATGCCGATGCCGCGACCGTGACGGTAAGCGACGGTCGGATATTGCCGTACGAAAAGCTGCTTCTGACCACCGGCGCACGGCCAAGACGGCTTGCCTGTCCCGGCGCCGAGCGCGCGCTCGACTTCCGCACCCACGGCGACGCCAAAGTGATCTTCTCCAAAATCGCCCTCGGCCGGAGCGTCGTGATCATCGGCGCGGGTTTGATAGGAATGGAGCTCGCGGCGGTGCTTCGCGGCAGAAATGTTGGGGTCAGCGTGATCGAAGCCGCGCCGAAACCTTTGGGCCGCGCTGTCCCTGCCCGCTTTGCCGAGAAGTTGCACACCCGGCATGCCGCCGAAGGGGTGCGTTTTCATCTCGATCGGGCTGTTGCGGCAATCGGCGACGACGGCGTCACCTTGACCGATGGCAGCTTGGTGCCCGCCGATCTCATCGTCAGCGCCATCGGGGTCCTGCCTGACATCGCCCTGGCGGAAGCGGCGGGACTGGCCACCGGCAATGGCATTCTGACGGACGCCTATCTTCGCACCAGCGCGCCGAACATCTTTGCGGCGGGCGATTGCGCGGCGGTGGCTGAGCCTGGCGGAGGACATGTTCGCTATGAAAGCTGGCGCAGTGCCAGAACGCAGGCCGAGACCGCAGCACGGAACATGGCCGGCGCCGCCGAGACTTTTGCCGCCATTCCCTGGTTCTGGTCCGACCAATACGATCTCGGCCTCCAGGTGGCAGGTCAGCCGCTGCCCGCGCATCAGAGCGTCCGGCGATCGGCGGCGGAGGGAGAGCTCGAATTCTACCTCGATGACGGGCGATTGGTGGCCGCCGCGGGTCTTGGCATCGGCAACGGCCTCGCCAAGCATATCAAGCTTGCCGAAATGCTGATTGCCGCTTGTATCAGTCCCGAGCCTGCGGCATTGGCCGATCCGGGCGTGAACCTCAAGACCCTTCTGAAAAGCGCGCGGGCCGCGTGA
- a CDS encoding IS110 family transposase: MQGKVSFQGDAMPVVSAGVDVSKEWLDVHLHPLGEGRRISNDKAGIGQLKRLLARHRPKSIVMEASSIDLPIALWLDGFAVAVVDPLRAHVCPRLRAGFLGR; the protein is encoded by the coding sequence ATGCAAGGCAAGGTTTCGTTCCAAGGAGACGCGATGCCGGTAGTTTCTGCCGGTGTGGACGTGAGTAAAGAGTGGCTGGATGTTCATCTGCATCCGCTGGGCGAAGGCCGGCGGATTAGCAATGACAAGGCCGGCATCGGCCAGCTGAAACGGCTGCTGGCCAGGCATCGTCCCAAAAGCATCGTGATGGAGGCAAGTTCCATCGACCTGCCCATCGCGCTTTGGCTCGATGGCTTTGCCGTCGCCGTGGTCGATCCGTTGCGCGCGCATGTCTGCCCGCGCCTGCGAGCAGGCTTCCTGGGACGATAG
- a CDS encoding sialate O-acetylesterase — protein sequence MRKTMAAGLAALIAFYVLGGMSARHEIFPWPQLSALKKMISPEKAAASSRYTFDDKERLIADESKTAVTCPTQTDRTAVLLILGQSNAANYGGQRHRSDYGARIVNAFDKRCFIAASPLLGSTNTKGEYWTLLANKLIGSGQNDSVILAPLAYGGSEVARWAAGGDLNPVLVDTMKQLQDSGYRITSVLWVQGEADLVMGTTSEAYQKHFMSMVDTLRQHGVEAPVYISIASKCLEPSNGGFKEHIPDNAIVRAQLALSKSGHGIREGVNSDALLDGDDRYDDCHIGGSGAEKVSQAWLNLLRGESHLESSR from the coding sequence ATGCGCAAAACAATGGCCGCCGGCCTGGCCGCCTTGATCGCCTTCTATGTTCTCGGCGGCATGAGCGCGAGACATGAGATCTTTCCCTGGCCACAACTTTCCGCGCTGAAGAAAATGATTAGCCCAGAGAAGGCGGCGGCTTCAAGCCGTTATACCTTCGACGACAAGGAACGACTCATCGCAGATGAATCAAAAACCGCGGTGACCTGCCCGACCCAAACTGATCGAACTGCTGTCCTACTCATTCTTGGCCAATCGAACGCGGCCAACTACGGTGGACAACGGCACCGGTCAGATTATGGCGCTCGCATTGTAAACGCCTTTGACAAACGGTGCTTCATCGCGGCGTCGCCACTTCTTGGATCGACTAATACCAAGGGAGAGTATTGGACGCTTCTTGCGAACAAATTGATCGGATCGGGACAAAATGACAGCGTCATCCTCGCACCTCTCGCATATGGCGGTTCAGAGGTCGCACGATGGGCGGCAGGCGGTGACCTCAATCCTGTGCTGGTCGACACAATGAAACAGCTTCAGGATTCCGGTTATCGGATAACGAGCGTCCTCTGGGTGCAGGGAGAGGCGGACCTCGTCATGGGCACCACTTCCGAGGCCTACCAGAAACATTTCATGTCAATGGTTGACACATTGCGTCAGCACGGCGTCGAAGCACCCGTTTACATTTCGATCGCATCGAAATGCCTGGAACCGAGCAATGGCGGCTTCAAGGAGCATATTCCGGACAATGCGATCGTACGGGCGCAACTGGCCCTGTCAAAAAGCGGTCACGGTATCCGAGAGGGCGTCAATTCTGACGCGTTACTCGACGGAGATGACCGCTACGACGATTGCCATATCGGGGGCTCAGGCGCCGAGAAAGTGTCGCAGGCCTGGCTGAACCTTCTGCGTGGCGAGAGCCACCTGGAAAGCTCGCGATAG
- a CDS encoding putative bifunctional diguanylate cyclase/phosphodiesterase: protein MRKIPATRLALEKTEAITWGLIDRLLFFDRDFNPVEHLLGNALPASVKAAASFWELFPELDKSAVMLAFRSLGDSTQPLRITGALGGSHDLTIYRIGDLFAVVRSEEHVDDERATLLHLATHDPLTGLPNRRQFSEDLSALLQETAGSSETLSLMQLDLDDFKPVNDTLGHAAGDKLLQSAARRIQACLSSDDRAYRLAGDEFTVISVGGGHPAKAHRLAEDLVAAFKKPFTIDGIALFVGTSIGMSTAPPDGTSPEQLMKASDLALYDAKKEGRGRAKAYDPAMLELLEQRELLRRSLRMALEQQQFYVEYQPIAEGGCIVGFEALLRWHHPLLGIIPPAAFIPMAEADGMMPDIGAWVLEQACREAMKWPENYLVAVNLSAAEFLTSGLTDRISHTLDLVGLPPERLELEITESVLLERTVNNIDTLNTLNLLGLRISLDDFGTEYSSLSYLKTFPFDTIKIDKYFITDLETDLKSQAIVRCIVNLAHDLDMQVTAEGVETPGQAEWLHSVGCDRLQGYLLSRPLPVEAIDEFIKGAEASKSHARQ from the coding sequence ATGCGGAAAATTCCTGCTACCCGCTTGGCCCTCGAAAAAACGGAGGCAATAACTTGGGGCTTGATAGACCGGCTTTTATTCTTTGATCGCGATTTCAATCCGGTTGAACATTTGCTTGGCAATGCGCTGCCCGCTTCCGTCAAAGCAGCCGCCTCCTTCTGGGAGCTTTTTCCGGAGCTGGACAAATCGGCCGTCATGCTCGCTTTCCGATCACTGGGTGACAGCACCCAGCCTTTGCGAATAACAGGCGCACTCGGCGGATCACATGATTTGACGATCTATCGGATCGGTGATCTGTTTGCCGTGGTTCGGTCCGAGGAACACGTTGACGACGAGCGCGCAACCCTTTTACATCTCGCCACCCATGATCCGCTGACTGGACTGCCAAACCGGCGCCAATTCAGCGAGGACCTGAGCGCGCTGTTGCAGGAAACTGCAGGCTCGAGCGAGACCCTTTCATTAATGCAACTCGACCTTGACGACTTCAAACCTGTCAACGACACGCTCGGGCATGCTGCGGGCGACAAGCTTCTTCAATCGGCTGCAAGGCGTATCCAAGCCTGCCTCTCCAGCGATGACCGGGCCTATCGATTGGCCGGCGACGAATTCACGGTGATCTCCGTGGGCGGAGGACATCCGGCCAAAGCGCACCGCTTGGCGGAAGACCTGGTTGCCGCCTTCAAAAAACCCTTCACGATAGACGGCATCGCGCTCTTTGTCGGCACAAGCATCGGCATGTCCACCGCTCCGCCGGATGGCACGAGTCCGGAACAACTGATGAAAGCTTCCGACCTCGCACTCTACGACGCCAAGAAAGAGGGGCGTGGTCGGGCAAAAGCCTATGACCCAGCAATGCTAGAATTGCTGGAGCAGCGGGAACTGCTGCGCCGCAGTCTGCGTATGGCGCTCGAGCAACAGCAATTCTATGTCGAATACCAGCCGATTGCCGAGGGCGGCTGCATTGTCGGCTTCGAGGCGTTGCTAAGATGGCACCACCCCCTGCTTGGAATAATTCCACCGGCGGCATTCATTCCGATGGCCGAGGCGGACGGAATGATGCCAGACATTGGCGCGTGGGTTTTGGAGCAGGCATGTCGTGAGGCGATGAAATGGCCGGAGAACTACCTCGTCGCCGTCAATCTGTCAGCGGCTGAATTCTTGACGAGCGGCCTGACCGACCGGATTTCCCACACGCTGGACCTGGTCGGACTGCCGCCCGAGCGTCTGGAGCTCGAAATAACCGAGAGCGTGCTGCTCGAGCGCACCGTCAACAACATTGATACGCTCAACACGCTCAACTTATTGGGCTTACGAATTTCGCTTGATGACTTCGGCACCGAATATTCGTCCCTGAGCTATCTGAAGACATTCCCTTTCGACACGATTAAGATCGACAAATACTTTATCACCGATCTTGAAACCGATCTAAAAAGCCAAGCAATCGTCCGCTGCATCGTGAACCTTGCACATGACCTCGACATGCAGGTGACAGCCGAGGGAGTTGAAACGCCGGGGCAGGCGGAATGGCTGCACAGTGTGGGCTGCGACAGGCTTCAGGGCTATCTGCTGAGCAGGCCGCTTCCCGTGGAGGCCATTGACGAATTCATCAAAGGGGCGGAAGCATCCAAAAGCCACGCCCGACAATAG
- a CDS encoding slr1659 superfamily regulator — MEISDENFRVWAEKNEVYFDGVFRLAGPDAYAPIYSLITGLLHEGHKQVTFDLTGLEFLNSSGINLLAKLTIEARKMGDLLLIVKGTHQHPWQAKSLPNLKKLHPLLELRLA; from the coding sequence ATGGAAATCAGCGACGAAAACTTCCGCGTATGGGCGGAAAAAAACGAGGTGTATTTCGATGGCGTCTTCCGCCTGGCTGGCCCGGACGCCTATGCGCCGATCTATTCATTGATAACAGGCCTTCTCCATGAAGGGCACAAACAGGTGACGTTCGACCTGACGGGCCTCGAATTCCTGAATTCCTCGGGCATCAACCTCCTGGCAAAGCTGACGATCGAGGCTAGAAAGATGGGCGACCTCCTGCTCATCGTCAAAGGCACCCATCAACATCCGTGGCAGGCAAAGTCCCTCCCTAATCTGAAGAAGCTGCACCCGCTGCTCGAATTGCGGCTGGCGTAA